In one window of Gemmatimonadota bacterium DNA:
- a CDS encoding SRPBCC family protein has protein sequence MSQPRTLQVSTPNDLEIVIVREFDAPRHLVFEALRTPELIRQWLLGPPGWTMPVCEFPQLAGQPYRYVWRNQQGTEMGMGGTVLEMVPPERIVTTERFDDAWYPGEAVDTMELVERGGQTTLTITVRYESKEARDVALRSGMETGMAAGYDRLDQLLIQMAAGKP, from the coding sequence GTGTCACAACCCCGGACCCTGCAGGTGAGCACACCCAACGACCTCGAGATCGTGATCGTGCGCGAATTCGATGCGCCACGGCACCTGGTCTTCGAGGCCCTGCGCACCCCGGAGCTCATCCGGCAGTGGCTGCTCGGCCCGCCGGGGTGGACCATGCCGGTCTGCGAGTTTCCCCAGCTGGCGGGCCAGCCGTACCGCTACGTCTGGCGCAACCAGCAGGGGACGGAGATGGGGATGGGTGGCACGGTGCTGGAGATGGTGCCGCCGGAGCGGATCGTGACCACGGAGCGGTTCGACGACGCCTGGTATCCCGGCGAGGCGGTGGACACGATGGAGCTGGTGGAGCGCGGGGGGCAGACGACGCTCACCATCACGGTGCGGTACGAGTCGAAGGAGGCGCGGGACGTGGCGCTCCGGTCAGGGATGGAAACCGGGATGGCGGCCGGCTACGACCGCCTCGACCAGCTGCTGATCCAGATGGCGGCCGGGAAGCCGTAG
- a CDS encoding DNA alkylation repair protein: MARYGIVATRAYGVPMGTLLTLARQLGVDHALARSLWKSGWYEARLLAALVGDPARVTVREMDAWAASFENWGDCDTVCFKLWDRTPLAWGRAKAWAGSRHELVRRGGFVLLACLALHDKAAPDRRFLAFLSLIERGATDERPMVQKGVSWALRSIGRRNAALHEAALTVARRLGQAAEPSSRWVGKDAVRELTSPKVRAALARRRTRVSAAAARTPARRG; the protein is encoded by the coding sequence ATGGCGCGCTACGGCATCGTGGCGACGCGCGCGTACGGCGTGCCGATGGGGACGCTGCTCACGCTGGCCCGGCAGCTCGGCGTGGATCACGCCCTGGCACGGAGCCTGTGGAAGAGCGGGTGGTACGAGGCACGGCTGCTGGCCGCCCTGGTGGGCGACCCGGCCCGGGTGACGGTCCGCGAGATGGACGCCTGGGCGGCGAGCTTCGAGAACTGGGGGGACTGCGACACCGTCTGCTTCAAGCTGTGGGATCGCACGCCGCTGGCGTGGGGGCGGGCGAAGGCGTGGGCGGGCTCGCGGCACGAGCTGGTCCGGCGCGGCGGCTTCGTGCTGCTGGCCTGCCTGGCACTGCACGACAAGGCCGCGCCCGATCGCCGCTTCCTTGCCTTCCTCTCGCTGATCGAGCGGGGCGCCACGGACGAGCGCCCGATGGTACAGAAGGGCGTGAGCTGGGCGCTGCGGAGTATCGGCCGGCGCAACGCCGCACTGCACGAGGCTGCCCTGACGGTGGCCCGGCGGCTGGGGCAGGCGGCGGAGCCGTCGTCGCGATGGGTGGGGAAGGACGCCGTGCGGGAACTCACCAGCCCGAAGGTGCGGGCCGCGCTGGCGCGGCGGCGCACGCGGGTCAGCGCTGCTGCCGCCCGAACCCCGGCTCGACGTGGATGA